Proteins encoded in a region of the Vicia villosa cultivar HV-30 ecotype Madison, WI linkage group LG5, Vvil1.0, whole genome shotgun sequence genome:
- the LOC131606455 gene encoding uncharacterized protein LOC131606455 encodes MKSKRKSLKFSKQQSLYLPDECWELVFKFLKEDDEDNFKLLSTVSKQFLSITNRLRSSLTLYYPFLPNLFQRFTNLISLNLTCFHGDLNMFLSQISCFQLNLTSLNLSHKPTIPANGLRIFSKNITTLTSLTCSNLYSIKTTDLLLIADCFPLLEELDLSNPEKCRGKYLKKLEALTLALVKLRKVNLSNHSYINDKMIFHLFKNCKHLEEANLYWCFKITIAGMALALSERPSLRSFSFSRFRTITPPFIDSLVRLKSLTCLDLFFLNISDELLSNIAREGLPLRRIVLQRCTGYSYVGIFNLLSKCQHIQHLDLQNASFLNDEHVVELSLFLSDLVSINLSKCKKLTQSTLFALVRNCPTLGEIKMKAIGRESIHNTNSCIDSGVYPQLKYLVLGSNSWLSDESIITFASIFPNLQLLDLKDCHNISEEGIGQVLRRCFKIKQLNLAHCSNVETFETNFGVSKLEVLNLSFTGGYVTEKGVKHVIDNCTHLREINLGCCDNMDSKFVASMVVLRPQLRKITTPRNCYLSKKERKVLSYHGCLICQH; translated from the exons atgaaaagcaaaagaaaatctctcaaattttcaaaacaacaatctCTTTATTTACCAGATGAGTGTTGGGAATTGGTCTTTAAATTTCtcaaagaagatgatgaagacaatTTCAAGCTTCTCTCAACTGTCTCAAAACAGTTCCTCTCCATCACTAACCGTCTCCGATCCTCTCTCACTCTCTACTATCCATTCCTCCCTAACCTTTTTCAAAGATTCACCAATCTCATATCCCTCAACCTTACTTGCTTCCACGGTGACCTCAACATGTTTCTCTCTCAAATATCTTGTTTTCAACTCAACCTTACATCACTCAATCTCTCCCATAAACCCACAATTCCCGCCAATGGATTGAGAATTTTCTCCAAAAATATTACAACCTTGACTTCTCTCACTTGTTCCAACTTATATTCTATCAAGACCACTGACCTCTTACTCATTGCCGATTGTTTCCCTTTACTCGAAGAACTCGACCTCAGTAATCCCGAAAAATGCCGTGGTAAATACCTAAAAAAGCTAGAAGCTCTTACACTAGCACTTGTCAAACTTCGTAAGGTTAACCTCTCTAATCATAGTTATATCAAcgataaaatgattttccatttgTTTAAGAATTGCAAGCATCTAGAAGAGGCCAACTTGTATTGGTGTTTTAAAATAACTATTGCAGGCATGGCGTTAGCTCTCTCTGAGAGACCTTCATTGAGGTCTTTCTCCTTTTCCAGATTTAGAACTATTACTCCACCTTTCATTGACTCTTTGGTGCGTTTGAAGAGTTTGACTTGTCTTGATTTGTTTTTTCTTAATATCTCTGATGAGTTGCTATCCAATATTGCTAGGGAAGGTCTGCCTCTGAGGAGAATTGTCCTCCAACGTTGCACGGGCTATAGCTATGTTGGAATCTTTAATTTATTATCCAAGTGTCAACATATACAACATTTGGATCTTCAAAATGCTAGTTTCTTAAATGATGAACATGTTGTTGAATTGTCATTATTTCTTAGTGATTTGGTGTCTATAAATCTTAGCAAATGTAAGAAGCTCACACAATCAACATTGTTTGCACTTGTTAGAAACTGTCCTACACTTGGCGAGATCAAAATGAAAGCTATTGGACGAGAGAGTATACATAATACAAATTCTTGTATAGACTCTGGTGTATACCCTCAATTGAAGTATCTGGTGTTGGGTTCTAATTCATGGTTAAGTGACGAAAGCATTATAACGTTTGCTTCTATTTTCCCTAACTTGCAGCTCTTAGATTTGAAGGATTGTCACAACATTTCTGAAGAAGGTATTGGTCAAGTTTTAAGGAGATGCTTTAAGATTAAGCAACTAAACTTAGCCCATTGTTCAAATGTGGAAACATTTGAAACAAATTTTGGAGTTTCTAAATTAGAGGTGTTAAACTTGTCATTTACTG GTGGTTATGTCACAGAGAAAGGAGTGAAGCATGTGATAGATAATTGCACACATCTGAGAGAGATCAACTTGGGGTGTTGCGATAACATGGATTCAAAATTTGTTGCTTCAATGGTGGTATTAAGACCACAGTTGAGAAAGATAACAACTCCACGTAATTGTTATTTAAGCAAGAAAGAGAGAAAAGTCTTGTCGTATCATGGATGCCTTATTTGCCAACATTAG